The genomic region TTCACGGTGGTGGGCGATCTGGCGCAGCGCCGGTCGGCGGCGGGCGCTACGTCGTGGGCAGCGATGCTGGACCGGTATGTGCCCGACCGATGGCTCTACCGGTCACTGTCGGTCAACTACCGCACTCCGGCCGAGATCATGGCGGTGGCCACGGCACTGCTCTCCGAGTTCGCACCGGACGTCGTACCGCCGGAGTCCGTGCGGGCCTGTGGGGTACCGCCGTGGGCGCGCCGGGTGCCGCGAGACGGACTGGCCGACGCCATCGCCGAATTCGTGCGCGCCGAGGCCGGCCGGGACGGCACCAGCCTCGTGATCGGTCCTGCGGACGTGCCCGGTGCCGTGCCGCCGACGCAGGCCAAGGGCCTCGAATTCGACGCCGTTCTCGTCGTGGAACCGGAGCGGATCCTCGCTGACGGTCCGCGCGGCGCCGCCGACCTGTATGTCGCGCTCACCCGCGCCACGCAGCGGCTGGGAGTCCTGCATTGCGCTGCCCTGCCGCCGGTGTTGCGAGGCCTCGCCGAGCGCATCGCGTCCGAGTGACCGTGTGGCATGATGCGCATCATGCGAGATGGGCCGGGTCCGCGGGCCCGGGCGAAGCGGGAGTCGTCTTGACCGGATCCTGGACCTGGCTGCGCGCAATGTGGCTGCGAAGACACTGACCGACAACGGGATTGAGGAGGGGTCATGAGTGCCAGGCCGTACGGGACGCTGAAGTATCGGGAGATCAACGGTAAGCGGATGGCCTACGTCGAAGAGGGCTCGGGTGATGCGATCGTCTTCCAGCACGGCAACCCGACGTCGTCGTACGTGTGGCGAAATGTGATGCCGCATCTGGCCGACCTCGGCCGTCTGATCGCCTGCGATCTGATCGGCATGGGCGGTTCGGACAAGCTCGACGACTCGGGGCCCGACCGCTACCACTATGCCGAACAGCGCGACTATCTGTTCGCGCTGTGGGACGCACTGGATCTCGGCGACCGCGTCATCCTGGTGCTGCACGACTGGGGGTCGGCGCTGGGCTTCGACTGGGCCAACCAGCACCGGGACCGCGTGGCGGGCATCGCCTACATGGAGGCCATCGCCATGCCCATCGAGTGGGCCGACTTCCCGGGTCCGGCGAGCGATGTCTTCAAGGGTTTCCGCTCCCCGCAGGGCGATGCGATGGTGCTCGAGCAGAACCTGTTCGTCGAAGCGGTGCTGCCCGGTGCGATCCAGCGCAAGCTCAGCGACGACGAGATGGAGCACTATCGCGCACCGTTTCGCAACCCCGGCGAAGACCGCCGTCCGACGCTGTCGTGGCCGCGCAACATCCCGATCGAAGGGGAACCGGCCGACGTCGTCGCGATCGTCGAGGAATACGGCGCCTGGCTTGCGCGATCCGATGTGCCGAAGCTGTTCGTCAACGCCGAACCCGGCGCGATCACCCGCGGGCGTGTCCGCGACTTCGTCCGTACCTGGCCCAACCAGACGGAGGTCACGGTCGCCGGCACCCATTTCATCCAGGAGGACAGCCCCGACGAGATCGGCGCCGCGCTCGCATCATTCGTGCGCGCGGTTCGCGCCGCGGGCGAGACGTCGGGCTAGCCGCTGCGGCTCACCACTGGCTCAGCTGGCAGTGGGCGGTGTAGGGCCCGCTGTTCTGCACCGCCACCTGTCCGTCGATGGTGATCTCGCAATTGGGATTCGGTGGGGCCGTCATCGCGTGGACGCCGGTGCTGGCGGTGAGGATCGCCCACTGCGGATCCTCCAGGGTCGTCTCGAACACCCACGGCACGCCCGGCTGCAGCACCACCTCCTCCTTCTTCAGGAAGGCGTAGGCGTCGGCGTTGTAGGCCTCCTTGCTCGGGGGTTGTGCGGTCAGATAGTTGAGGGTGTAGTCGCTGGCGCCGGCCGAAACCAGCGTGTACTTCACGACGTGACCCGTGGACTGGGCGCTCGCAACGCTGTGGTTGAGCGCTATCGACGCCGCTGCCAGCAGGAACGCGGCCCCGACTCTGGTTGTCGCTGTTCGCATGTCCGTCACATCGCCGCACCGTACCGGATCGTTACCGCTGCGGCAGGTCAGGCACCGCGCGTCGCAGACCAACGGCAAACCAACAGCAGAACAGCAACAGGTTAATCAGGTCGTCACACATAGACACTTCGCAGAAACACCGCCGCTCTAACGTCCCGAATCGACACCTAACGGTGTTGCGACTCTGGCACTCGACTCGACGCTCGTCGGGCGCTGTGCACTGCGGATATATAGGGGAAGGCTGTTATGCGACTACCACGACGCTCGTCGGTGAAACGGTCGGCTCTCGCTGCGGGAAGCATCGTCGCCGCGGCGAGCCTGGTGCTGGCCGGCTGCGGCAGCAAGGCGACCGAGTCGGATTCGGCGAACGCGCAGTCCTGCGTCGACACCTCCGGTCCGACGATCAAGGTGGGCGCGCTGAACTCGCTGTCGGGCACTATGGCCATCTCCGAGGTGACGGTCCGCCACGCCATCGACCTTGCGGTCGAACAGATCAACGCATCGGGCGGCGTGCTGGGCAAGCAGGTCCAGCTGGTCGGTGAGGACGGCGCCTCCGAACCCACGGTGTTCGCGGAGAAGGCGGAGAAGCTCATCTCCAGCGACTGTGTCGCCGCGGTCTTCGGCGGGTGGACGTCGTCGTCTCGCAAAGCGATGCTGCCGGTCTTCGAGAGCGCCAACTCGCTGCTGTACTACCCGGTGCAGTACGAGGGCCTGGAATCGTCGAAAAACATCTTCTACACCGGGGCGACCACCAACCAGCAGATCGTGCCCGCGCTCGACTACCTCAAGGGCCGAGGCGTGACGTCGCTGTACCTGGTGGGCAGTGACTACGTGTTCCCGCAGACCGCCAACCGGATCATCAAGGCGTACGCGGAAGCCAACGGGATGGAGATCAAGGGCGAGGACTACACGCCACTCGGCTCGACCGACTTCTCCACCATCGTCAACAAGGTCCGCAGCGCCGACGCGGACGCCGTGTTCAACACGCTCAACGGTGATTCCAACGTCGCGTTCTTCCGCGAGTACCGCAACGTCGGGCTCACGCCCCAGGATATGCCGGTGGTGTCGGTGTCGATCGCCGAGGAGGAGGTCGGCGGCATCGGTGTGCAGAACGTGACCGGCCAGCTGACCGCCTGGGACTACTACGAGACCGTCGACAACCCGATGAACAAGGCGTTCGTCGCGGCCTATAAGGACAAGTTCGGCGCGAACAAGCCGACGTCGGATCCCATGGAAGCGGCCTACGTGTCGGTGTTCCTGTGGAAGAACACCGTGGAGAAGGCGAAGTCCTTCGACGTCAAGGCGGTGCAGGACGCCGCTGGTGGTGTGACGTTCGATGCCCCCGAAGGTCTGGTCACCATCGACGGCGAGAACCACCACATCACGAAAACCGCGCGCATCGGCGAGATCCGCCCCGACGGGCTGATCTACACGATCTGGGAGTCGCCAGGGCCGATCGAGCCCGACCCCTACCTGAAGTCGTACCCATGGGCCGCGGGCCTGTCCAGCTGAGTCGGGGATGGATGT from Mycobacterium sp. IDR2000157661 harbors:
- a CDS encoding haloalkane dehalogenase gives rise to the protein MSARPYGTLKYREINGKRMAYVEEGSGDAIVFQHGNPTSSYVWRNVMPHLADLGRLIACDLIGMGGSDKLDDSGPDRYHYAEQRDYLFALWDALDLGDRVILVLHDWGSALGFDWANQHRDRVAGIAYMEAIAMPIEWADFPGPASDVFKGFRSPQGDAMVLEQNLFVEAVLPGAIQRKLSDDEMEHYRAPFRNPGEDRRPTLSWPRNIPIEGEPADVVAIVEEYGAWLARSDVPKLFVNAEPGAITRGRVRDFVRTWPNQTEVTVAGTHFIQEDSPDEIGAALASFVRAVRAAGETSG
- the urtA gene encoding urea ABC transporter substrate-binding protein, translated to MRLPRRSSVKRSALAAGSIVAAASLVLAGCGSKATESDSANAQSCVDTSGPTIKVGALNSLSGTMAISEVTVRHAIDLAVEQINASGGVLGKQVQLVGEDGASEPTVFAEKAEKLISSDCVAAVFGGWTSSSRKAMLPVFESANSLLYYPVQYEGLESSKNIFYTGATTNQQIVPALDYLKGRGVTSLYLVGSDYVFPQTANRIIKAYAEANGMEIKGEDYTPLGSTDFSTIVNKVRSADADAVFNTLNGDSNVAFFREYRNVGLTPQDMPVVSVSIAEEEVGGIGVQNVTGQLTAWDYYETVDNPMNKAFVAAYKDKFGANKPTSDPMEAAYVSVFLWKNTVEKAKSFDVKAVQDAAGGVTFDAPEGLVTIDGENHHITKTARIGEIRPDGLIYTIWESPGPIEPDPYLKSYPWAAGLSS